A DNA window from Takifugu flavidus isolate HTHZ2018 chromosome 15, ASM371156v2, whole genome shotgun sequence contains the following coding sequences:
- the LOC130538393 gene encoding trichohyalin-like, producing MRTVADVETLTQLNSTQAALKESNLKCASLEETLHSQQQELEERHKRELMKQEEGFNEKLLVIEEEFERRLEGEKKRFNERREALRQQLFRQETNFKKLLEEEQHKYNEEMVKKEESMKRQLLTQEETNNKMLADVCQRWEKTAQKWVQMREELEQESQRSRQEEQEKTKEELQRLSEAILQLELQVSKKKKRKCFWRWICKRMRFWKR from the exons ATGAGGACTGTGGCTGatgtggagaccctgacccagctgaacagcacacaagctgctctgaaggagagcaacctcaaatgtgcttctctggaggaaaccctccacagtcagcagcaggagctagAGGAGCGACATAAGAGAGAGCTGatgaagcaggaggaaggtttCAATGAGAAGCTCCTTGTGATCGAGGAGGAATTTGAGAGAAggctggagggagagaagaaaagatttaatgagaggagagaggccttgaggcagcagctctttcgaCAAGAAACAAATTTCAAAAAACTgctggaagaagagcagcacaAATATAACGAGGAGATGGTTAAAAAAGAAGAGTCAATGAAGCGGCAGCTGTTGACTCAAGAAGAGACCAataacaagatgctggctgatgtttgtcagcggTGGGAGAAGACAGCTCAAAAatgggtccagatgagggaagagctggagcaggagagccAACGGTCGaggcaagaggagcaggagaagaccaaagaggagctccagaggctctctgaagcgatcctccaacttgag cttcaggtgtcaaagaaaaagaagagaaaatgcttCTGGAGATGGATCTGCAAAaggatgaggttctggaaaagatga